In a genomic window of Actinomycetota bacterium:
- the sepF gene encoding cell division protein SepF: MAGAMRKMAVYLGLVEDDDHDDQFDDEYEDVRRDVRTRDRRPAYEEREDDRYQSRSVKPLPDTRAVRTFRSDAIPDRRPTTAPLADRRPIAPLEFSRIETVHPRSYNDARQIGEDYRAGVPVIMNLTELDDADAKRIIDFAAGLVFGMQGTIERITNKVFLLSPANVDVGEAARAQIAQDGFFNQS; this comes from the coding sequence ATGGCTGGCGCAATGCGCAAGATGGCCGTGTATCTCGGCCTCGTCGAGGACGATGATCATGATGATCAGTTCGACGACGAGTACGAGGATGTACGGCGCGATGTGCGCACCCGCGATCGCCGACCTGCCTACGAAGAGCGTGAGGATGATCGCTACCAAAGCCGAAGTGTGAAGCCGCTGCCAGACACTCGCGCAGTTCGCACTTTCCGCAGCGACGCCATCCCTGATCGCCGACCTACGACTGCTCCGCTGGCAGATCGTCGCCCAATCGCGCCGCTTGAGTTCAGTCGCATCGAGACTGTGCATCCGCGCAGTTACAACGATGCGCGTCAGATCGGCGAGGACTACCGCGCAGGCGTTCCCGTGATCATGAACCTCACCGAGCTCGATGATGCGGACGCCAAGCGCATTATCGATTTCGCTGCAGGCCTGGTATTTGGCATGCAAGGCACGATCGAGCGCATCACCAACAAGGTCTTCTTACTCTCGCCGGCGAATGTCGATGTCGGTGAGGCCGCACGTGCGCAAATAGCACAAGACGGCTTCTTTAACCAGAGCTGA